The following proteins come from a genomic window of Polaribacter dokdonensis:
- a CDS encoding zinc ribbon domain-containing protein, which yields MKYKCPKCDNATYEIGEMRATGGTLSKIFDVQNKKCTYTEFFKAKTGALSNIFDFFTN from the coding sequence ATGAAATACAAATGTCCGAAGTGTGATAATGCCACTTATGAAATTGGAGAAATGAGAGCCACAGGTGGTACGTTGTCGAAAATATTTGATGTACAAAATAAAAAATGTACTTATACTGAATTCTTTAAAGCAAAAACAGGTGCTTTGAGTAATATTTTCGATTTTTTCACGAATTAA
- a CDS encoding helix-turn-helix domain-containing protein translates to MDKNYLALRVKELRNQRGMSQEFLAEESGLSLRTIQRIEKGESNPTGESLKRLANALNVIPDELIDWSVKEDKKYLIYLNLSALTFLFFPLLGILIPFILWTSKKGKIKNSDKLGKDLINFEITWTILLFFIPLVFFIISKIGLTDQITLSTFFIVIGFLYVANLILILINTLRINNEKEVIYRPRFKFLK, encoded by the coding sequence ATGGATAAAAATTATTTAGCTTTAAGAGTAAAAGAATTAAGAAACCAAAGAGGAATGTCTCAAGAATTTCTGGCTGAAGAATCTGGATTGAGTTTAAGAACGATACAAAGAATAGAAAAGGGGGAATCTAACCCAACAGGTGAGTCGTTAAAACGTTTAGCAAATGCCTTAAATGTGATTCCAGATGAATTGATAGATTGGTCAGTAAAAGAAGATAAAAAATATTTAATATATCTCAATTTATCTGCGTTAACATTTCTGTTTTTTCCATTATTAGGAATTTTAATTCCATTTATACTTTGGACATCAAAAAAAGGTAAGATAAAAAACAGTGATAAGCTGGGTAAAGATTTAATCAATTTCGAAATCACGTGGACCATACTGTTATTTTTTATCCCTCTAGTATTTTTCATCATATCAAAAATTGGACTCACAGACCAAATAACGTTAAGTACATTTTTTATAGTTATTGGCTTTTTGTATGTCGCCAATTTAATTTTAATATTGATCAACACACTTAGAATAAACAATGAAAAAGAGGTGATATATAGACCTCGATTTAAGTTTTTAAAATAA
- a CDS encoding serine hydrolase: MNNYFTSILFFFITYIGFSQSYQSKIDAVVSSTYSSKEPGISVLVAKDRKAIYSKAFGKSNLELNTPLETNSVFQIGSITKQFTAISILMLEEQGKLSVEDKIGKYISEYAEIGKDITIHHLLNHTSGIKNRTPVGDKGFISKTNMSPTELIAYFKDEPLEFKPGERFKYSNAGYILLGRIIEIVSGQPYSDFIEQNIFDKIGMKNSSCGDMKQVIPNLTKGYIIEQNDFVKSDYINLSLAYSAGAILSTTEDLLKWQNALLSNTLLKASSIKQAMTPTLLNSGKRVLYGYGFRFSKLGNSPVIAHTGSTKGFTSIALFLPKEKLYITALTNCNCKNVNNVAKQVAELFVNLPDNKITEVENNQPERKSIDVPSEILSDYTGTYEVKPNVNLTIGLDNTNQLYLLAPGQTKKVELFAETQNHFFVKIVDAEITFNTNEKGKVISLTMNQSGRKITAKKN; this comes from the coding sequence ATGAACAATTATTTTACAAGTATCCTTTTCTTTTTTATTACATATATTGGGTTTAGCCAAAGCTATCAATCTAAAATTGATGCTGTAGTTTCATCAACTTACAGTTCTAAAGAACCAGGAATTTCAGTTTTAGTAGCCAAAGATAGAAAAGCCATTTATAGTAAAGCTTTTGGAAAATCTAATTTAGAATTAAACACTCCTTTAGAAACTAATAGTGTCTTTCAAATTGGCTCTATAACAAAACAATTTACTGCGATTTCTATTTTAATGCTAGAAGAACAAGGTAAGTTAAGTGTTGAGGATAAAATTGGAAAATACATTTCTGAATATGCTGAAATTGGAAAAGACATTACCATTCATCATCTATTAAACCATACTTCGGGAATAAAAAACAGAACACCTGTTGGTGACAAGGGTTTTATTTCTAAAACTAATATGTCACCTACAGAACTTATTGCATATTTTAAAGATGAACCTTTAGAATTCAAACCAGGAGAGCGTTTTAAATACAGTAATGCAGGCTATATTTTACTAGGGCGAATTATTGAAATCGTTTCTGGACAACCTTACAGTGATTTTATAGAACAAAATATTTTTGATAAAATAGGAATGAAGAATTCATCCTGTGGAGATATGAAACAAGTTATTCCCAACCTTACTAAGGGTTATATCATTGAACAAAATGATTTTGTAAAATCAGATTATATAAATTTGTCTTTAGCGTATTCCGCAGGAGCTATTTTATCTACCACAGAGGACCTTTTAAAATGGCAAAATGCATTACTTTCAAACACACTTTTAAAAGCTTCTAGTATAAAACAAGCTATGACACCAACCTTATTAAACAGTGGAAAAAGAGTACTTTATGGATATGGTTTTCGATTTTCAAAACTGGGAAATTCTCCTGTAATTGCCCACACAGGAAGCACGAAGGGGTTTACCAGTATTGCGCTGTTTTTACCTAAAGAGAAACTGTATATAACTGCATTAACCAACTGTAATTGTAAGAATGTAAATAACGTGGCGAAACAAGTTGCTGAATTATTTGTAAATCTACCCGATAATAAAATAACAGAGGTTGAGAATAATCAACCTGAGAGAAAATCAATTGATGTACCTTCAGAAATATTAAGTGACTATACAGGTACTTATGAGGTTAAACCAAATGTAAACCTTACTATAGGATTGGATAACACAAATCAATTATACTTATTAGCTCCAGGTCAAACCAAGAAGGTCGAATTATTTGCCGAAACTCAAAATCATTTTTTTGTAAAAATTGTAGATGCAGAAATCACTTTTAATACAAATGAAAAGGGGAAGGTTATTAGTTTAACTATGAATCAATCTGGTCGTAAAATCACTGCTAAAAAGAATTAA
- a CDS encoding LytR/AlgR family response regulator transcription factor, whose product MTSSDTSTIRKESKETIKPEGQHIFLKQNNSHIQVDVDDILFIEASGNYTKVVTSNETISIREKISDTIQLLSDNDFMQVHKSFAVAKKHIVKVEGNRIFIGDHIVPIGKLYKTNINQLLR is encoded by the coding sequence GTGACCTCTTCTGATACCAGTACAATAAGAAAAGAAAGTAAAGAGACTATAAAACCTGAAGGACAACATATTTTTTTAAAACAGAATAATAGTCATATTCAGGTAGATGTAGATGATATTCTATTTATTGAAGCTTCTGGTAATTATACTAAAGTTGTTACAAGCAATGAAACCATAAGCATTCGAGAAAAAATATCGGATACCATCCAATTGCTTTCTGACAATGATTTCATGCAAGTTCATAAATCATTTGCCGTTGCAAAAAAACACATCGTTAAGGTAGAAGGTAATAGAATTTTTATTGGCGATCACATTGTACCTATTGGTAAGCTATATAAAACAAATATTAACCAATTATTGAGGTAA
- a CDS encoding alpha/beta hydrolase family protein, with translation MKTLTIIILLNLLAITSARSQDISGHWNGTTKRGDKEITFVFNIKQENATYSTTMDVPTFRIAGIKPSATTFTNGKLIIDGSNVGMNYTGVFNTEAQQFEGIYKEGGIEMVINLKKGTIKIEDSKRPQEPVKPYPYYEEEVIFKNNEANITLAGTLTLPNKNGKFPVVILISGSGPQDRDESFMGHKPFLVLSDYLTRQGIGVLRFDDRGVGESTGNFGKATTEDFSKDVLSAIAYLKTRNDVDIKNIGLIGHSEGGIIAPLAANNSKDVAFMVLLASTGISGTELSVMQSKILREFPVKDEVAYEKNTRKAIAIVISNKGESEIKKELTKHYNDFLRPILTSLNVPEKNINTFIESQLKTSLQPWSRYFLQYNPADEIEKLKIPVLSLNGSKDTQVNAKINQEGIRNALIKGKNKDYKIVELENLNHFFQECETGKMDEYRKIEQTFSPTALNEIKNWVIGHLK, from the coding sequence ATGAAAACATTAACAATTATCATACTTTTAAATTTACTCGCCATTACTAGTGCACGTTCTCAAGATATTTCAGGACATTGGAACGGAACAACCAAAAGAGGCGATAAAGAAATCACTTTTGTTTTTAATATAAAACAAGAAAACGCTACGTATTCAACTACTATGGATGTTCCAACGTTTAGAATTGCTGGCATCAAACCATCAGCTACAACTTTTACAAATGGAAAGCTAATTATTGATGGCTCTAATGTTGGAATGAACTATACAGGAGTTTTTAATACTGAAGCACAACAATTTGAAGGTATTTACAAGGAAGGTGGCATAGAAATGGTCATAAACTTAAAAAAAGGAACTATAAAAATAGAAGATTCGAAACGGCCGCAGGAACCTGTAAAACCCTACCCTTATTATGAAGAAGAAGTCATTTTTAAAAATAATGAAGCCAACATAACATTAGCAGGTACTTTAACCTTACCCAATAAAAACGGAAAATTTCCAGTAGTAATTTTAATTAGCGGAAGTGGTCCACAAGACAGAGATGAAAGTTTTATGGGACACAAACCTTTTTTAGTATTATCAGATTATTTAACAAGACAAGGCATTGGCGTATTGCGTTTTGATGATCGTGGAGTTGGTGAATCTACAGGAAATTTTGGTAAAGCAACCACAGAAGATTTTTCCAAAGACGTTTTGAGTGCCATCGCATACTTAAAAACTAGAAACGATGTAGATATTAAAAATATAGGTTTGATTGGTCATAGTGAAGGTGGTATTATCGCACCTCTAGCGGCTAACAACTCTAAAGATGTCGCTTTTATGGTGTTATTAGCTTCTACCGGAATTTCGGGAACAGAACTATCTGTAATGCAATCTAAAATATTGAGAGAATTTCCTGTTAAAGATGAGGTGGCTTATGAAAAAAACACCAGAAAAGCGATTGCAATTGTAATCTCTAATAAGGGGGAATCGGAAATTAAAAAGGAATTAACTAAACATTATAATGATTTTTTAAGACCCATTTTAACATCATTAAACGTACCAGAAAAGAATATCAATACATTTATAGAAAGCCAACTTAAAACAAGTTTACAACCTTGGTCACGCTATTTTTTACAATACAATCCTGCTGATGAAATTGAAAAATTAAAAATCCCAGTGTTGTCATTAAATGGCAGTAAAGACACGCAAGTAAATGCAAAAATAAATCAAGAAGGCATAAGAAATGCATTAATCAAAGGCAAGAATAAAGATTATAAAATAGTAGAATTGGAAAACTTAAACCACTTCTTTCAGGAGTGTGAAACTGGAAAGATGGATGAATATAGAAAAATAGAACAAACATTTTCCCCAACAGCATTGAATGAAATAAAAAATTGGGTAATAGGACATCTGAAATAA